Part of the Streptomyces sp. RFCAC02 genome is shown below.
TGACGCGATGGCCCGCCGTGGTGACGCCGATGTGGTACCCGCCGTCGTGGACGATGTCGGTGGGGTCGCCCGCCGCGTCGTGGGAGATGGTGAACCGGTTGCCGTCCGGGTCGTGCACGGCGGTCAGCGGCAGCTCGTCCACGGGGCGGCCCGGTACCGGCCGGAAGCACAGGGTCCGGCGTGACTCGCGCTGGTGCACCGACAGTTCGGATCCGGGCTCGCCGTCCCAGGTCAGGCTCCACCGCGGTCCCTCGACGGGCATCACCGGCTCGCCGGGCAGCGGCCTCGGGTAGTGGAGGACCATGCCGTCCTCGGCGATGAGCTGTACGCCGTGTTCCTCCAGGCGGAGCCGCTGGTCGAGGGTCGACGCCCATGACGGGCCGAAGCACCGGCCGGTCGTCACGGTGGTGCGGTGGTGCCGTTCGATGACGACCGGCAGGGTGCCGGGCAGTTCCACGTCGGTGGCGGACATGACCATCTCGCCCGTGGCCATGTCGATGGGGTCGGTGCGCGTGACCAGGCCCCTGATGTTGCGCCCCAGGCCGCGTATCGACTGCCCCAGGCCGCGCAGACCGGCAGAGATGCCTCGGAGCCCCGTGGACGCGAGGCCACGGAGTCCCTTGGCGAGGCCGCCGAGGGTGGTGAGGCCCTTCATCCCGGGAATACAGTCGAGAAGCGCGAAGCCGACGTCCCACAGGGACGCTTCGCCGTTCGCGTATTTGATGAGGGTGTCGGCGAGGACGACGAGGGCGGCGGCGAGGACGACCCACGCGAGGGGGCCGCCGATGATCATCACGACGATACCCAGGACGGCGACGATGACCTTGCAGACATCGACGATCGTGTCCCAGTTCTCGGTCACCCAGTGGATCGCGTCTTCCCACCACTTGCGGTTCTGGATACCGGCGTCGGACGCCTCGTCGATGTCACGCGCCGCTTCGCGGGCGGCGTCCTCCCGCATCTCCCGCGCCTGCTCGGCCAACTGGCGGGCGGCGTCGAGGCGGCCCTGCGCGTCGTCCACCCGCCCCTGAGCCGACTCCTGCGCCTGCTGCGCCGCCTGCCGGTCACGCGTCGCGGCACGGACCTCCGAGTCGTCCGGCGGCTGCGCACCCTCGCCCTCGCGCTCCAGACGGTCGGCCTCGTCCCCGGCGCGCGACACCCAATCCTGCGCATCACCCAGGGCGTTCTGCGCGGCCGTGAGATCCGCCTGCGCGGCGATCGCCCGCTCCAGCGCACGATCCGCGTCCCCCTGCGCGGTCTCCAGCTTCGGCCAATACGTCTGCAGCGCCTGCGCACATAGGTCGTAGCTGTCCTGGAGCTTGGTCAGATTCTCCGGGACACCGTCGAACTCGTCCCGGAACGCATCGGCCGACAACCCCGACCAGTCCTGGACGGCGCTGTCCCCGGCAAGCCCCCGGATCTTCCCCAGCGCCTCGCCCACGTCGTCCGCGAACGTCTGCAACTCGTCCGCCAGCGTCCGGACCTCGTCCGGATTCCCCGGAGTCGGATCCGACTCCATTCCCACCGGAGACCAATCAGACGCACGAACCATCGCCAACACCCCCCGTGTTGTGACGATCTTCACATGACCAACCGTCAATCGACGGTAGCCGTGGGACGGACGGCAGGCAATCGTGCGTGCGTAGCGAAACTGTCCGCGCCATGTCACCGGGACATGACCCGGTGACCGCGGGCGCGTCAGGGCAGGATCGAGTCCACGTAACCGCCGTCCACCCGCAGTGCGCCGCCCGTCGTGGCCGAGGCGAAGCCGGAGGCGAGGTAGACGACCATGTGCGCGATCTCCTCGGGCTCGATCAGCCGCTGCAGCAGGGACTGCGGCCGGTGCTCGCGCATGAACGCCCGCTGCGCCTCCTCCCACGGCAGGTCGCGGTCCACCAACTGGTACACGAAGTCCTCGACACCGCCGGTGTGCGTCGGGCCGGCCAGGACGCAGTTGACCGTGACGCCGCTGCCCGCGGCCTCCTTGGCGAAGCCGCGGCTCACGGCGAGCAGCGCCGTCTTCGTCATCCCGTAGTGGATCATCTCGGCGGGGACGACGACGGCGGAGTCGCTCGCGATGTACTGGACCCGGCCGGTGCCCCGCCGCATCATGCCGGGCAGGTAGGCGCGGGTGAGCCGGACGGCGGCGAGGACGTTCACCTCGAAGTAGCGCCGCCAGTCGTCGTCCGTGATCTCCAGGGCCGGCCGCGTGCCGAAGATCCCGAGGTTGTTGACGAGGATGTCGGTCTCGGGCAGGAGGCCGAGGAGCCGGTCGGCGCCCTCGGCCGTCGCCACGTCGGCGGCGGCTGCCACGGGCTCGGGGGCGTCGGGGGCCGCGGCGCGCAGGCGGGCCACGGCGGCCTCGACCCGGTCCGGCGTCCGGCCGTTGACCGCGACCCGGGCGCCGGAGCGGGCGAGGGCGGTGGCGATCGCGAGGCCGATGCCCTGCGTGGAACCGGTGACGAGCGCGGTCCTGCCGGCGAGGTCGATCCGCATGAGGTGCAGCCTTCCGTGCTGGGGCCGCCCTCCGTCCGGGACCGCCCGGGGGTCCCAGCCAACCACGGCGGGCCGCGCCGGACTCAGCGCGCCAGGCCCTCGATCACCCGCGCGCCCGGGATCTGCGTCAGCGCCTTGCCCGGCAGGATCAGCTTGCCGCGGCGACGGCCGCTGCCGAGGAGGACCCAGTCCAGGTCGATCAGCGCCGCGTCCACGAACAGCGGCCACTCCGGGGGGAGGCCCACGGGGGTGATGCCGCCGTACTCCATGCCCGTCTCCCCCACGGCGACGTCATGGGGCGCGAACGACGCCTTGCGGGCGTCGAGCAGCCGGCGGACCGTGCCGTTCACGTCGAGCCGGGCGGCCGAGGGCACCAGGCAGGCGGCGAGCCGTTCACTGCCGGCCCGCTTGCCGGTCACGATGACGCAGTTGGCCGAGTACGCGGCGAGTTCGTCCCCGTAGGCGGCCACGAAGGCGGCGGTGTCGGCGACGTCGGGCTCCGTGTCGACGAAGACGATCTCCTCCGCACCGGCCGGCCCGCTCCAGGAGCGGATCGCGCCGGCCACCGGCGGGGGCAGCAGGCCGAGGGACGCGGGTGCGGTGGCCACGGTGTCGAACCGGCCGATCGGAGCACGCATGCGCGGCACGGTAGCAGCCCCGCGGGGCGCCGGGTCAGCGGCTGATGCCGGGGACGGAGACGGCCATCGTCATCTCCGCCGGCTCGGCTCCGTCGTTGCGGTAGCCGTGGGGGACGTGCGACTCGAACGCGGCGGAGGTGCCGGCCGGCACGGTGTGGTCGGCCCCGTCGAGCGTGAGGGTGATCACACCGGTGGTGACGTGCAGCAGTTCGGTGGTGCCGACCGGGTGGGGGTCGGAGTCGCTGCCCTCCCCCGGCATGAACCGCCAGTGCCACAGCTCCAGCGGCCCGGGGGCCTCGGTGCCGGCCAGCAGGAGACTGTGACTGCCCGCCTCGGTGGACCACAGCCGCACGGCCGCCTCCGGCGGGAAGAAGCGGACGGCGGGCGCCTGGTCGAAGTCGAGCAGCGTCGGGATGCTCACACCGAGCGCGTCGCCGATCTTCACGACCGTCCCGACGCTCGGGTTGGTCCTGGCCTGCTCGATCTGGACGATCATGCCGCGGCTGATGCCGGCGCGGGCCGCGAGGGCGTCCAGGGTGAGTCCGCGCTCCAGGCGCAGCCGCTTGAGGTTCCGGGCCAGCGACTGGGTCAGCTCGTCGAGATCGGTCACACGGCACCTTCTTGTCGGACGGGTCGGGGAGGAGCGGGATTAATATTTTGACCTATGCGGTTCACTCCAGTGGACTGTCCGCCGTCCGGCCGCCCCCGGCACCCTTCCCGACTGTACTGAACGAGGAGACACGATGGTCGTCCTGGCTCTGGCCACCAGCCTCATGTGGGGACTGGCCGACTTCGGCGGCGGTCTCCTCACCCGGCGCATGCCCGCCCTGACCGTGGTCGTGGTCTCCCAGGCCCTCGCCATGGCGGTGCTCGGCGCCCTGGTGGCGGTCACCGGCGCCTGGACGGAGGCCGGGCCGCGGCTGTGGTTCGCGGTGGCGGCCGGGCTCATCGGCCCGGTGGCCATGCTCAGCTTCTACCGGGCGCTGGCCCTCGGTCCGATGGGGGTCGTGTCACCCCTCGCGGCCACGGCGGTGGCGGTGCCGGTCGGCGTCGCCCTGCTCGCGGGCGAACGGCCCGGGTGGGTGCAGTACGCGGGCATCCTCGTCGCGTTCGCCGGCGTGGTGCTGGCCGCGGGTCCCGGGCGGGGCGGTGGCACGATCCAGCGGCGCACCATGTCGTACACGCTGGTCGCCGCCCTCGGTTTCGGTGCGGTCCTCGCCCTGATCGCGGAGGCGTCGACCACGACGACCGGCCTGATCCTCGCCCTGTTCGTCCAGCGTGCCTGCAACGTCGTCGCGGGCGGCGCCGCCCTGCTCGCCGGCGCGCGGCGCGGCGGACCCGTGCTGCCCCCCGGCGGCGCACGGGTCGTCACGGCCGCGCTGCCCGCGCTCGCGTTCGTCGGACTGTCCGACGTCGCGGCGAACGCGACGTACGCCCTGGCGGCGCGCATCGGGCCGGTGACCGTGGCCGCGGTCCTCGCCTCCCTCTACCCCGTCATCACCGCGCTCGCGGCACGCGGTGTCCTGGCGGAACGGCTCCGGCCGGTGCAGACGGCCGGGGCCGGTCTCGCGATGGCCGGGACGCTGCTGCTGGCCGCCGGCTGAGCGGCGGCGTCCCCGGCGGCTCAGCCGTGGGGACGCAGGGTCCAGCGCACGGTCATCTCGCCGGTCACGGCGCCGTCCGCGCGCCGGATGGCCACCGTCACGGGGAACTCGGGCCGCCGGCCCGCGTCCAGCTCGGCCGTCACCTCGGCGGCCGGGCGGCCCAGCTCGGCGGTCGCGGTGACCGGCCCCTTGGCGACCTTCAGGAAGGAGATCTCGGCGTGCACCGGCAGGGGCACGGCGCGGTCCATCCGGTCCCCGAACGCTGCGAGCACGACCGCGCCGCTCGCGGACTCGGCCAGGGTGAACATGGCACCGGCGTGCGGACCGCCGAGGTGGTTGCGGTACTCGGGGAGGTCGGGCAGCCGCAGGACCGCGCGTTCGGGGCCGGTCTCCTCGTACACGAGGCCGAGGGTCCGCACCATCGGGACCAGGGACGTCAGGAGTTCACCCGGGCCGGGCCGCGTCGAATCCGCCATACCCGCACATTACCAGCGGGTAATAACACGGGGAAGGGCGCGGTTCGTCGCGAACCGGTAGCAATGCGGGCGCCGGCGGGCTCCGGGCGGGACCGCCCGCTTAAGGTCGCCTGCATGAGGCCTGGAGAGCAGCCAGCGGGGGGCGGGCCCGTCCCCTCGTGGCCCAACCCGTACCAGCAGCCCGGCTACCGGCAGCCCAACCCGTACGAGGGGCCGCCCTCCGCCGAAACGCCCGCGACCCCGTACGGCGGGACGTCCGCGTACCCGCCGGCCGCGCCCCCCGGACCGCCCGTGCCCGGTCTCGGCCCGGCGGGCGGCGGTGACGACGGCGGGGACGGCGGCGGCCGGGAGGGCGGCATCGGACGGGTGGCACTCGGCATCGTGACGGGCGTGGCCGTCCTGTCCGCCGCCGTCGTCGGGGGCGTCATCGTGCTGCGGGACGGCGGGGGCGGCACCCCCTCCGCCGGCGGCACGCCGTCCCCCGGGGAGACCCCCGGCACCGACGGGGAGACCTACTCCCCGGACGGCCCGGACGACCCGCGCCGGGGCATCCTCCGGATCCCCGACCCGGTCGTCGCGCCGGACTGGCAGGTCCAGACGAGCGAGAACCGGCACAACGCCTTCGATGTGCCGCCCGACGACTGGACCATCGGCCGCGAGGGCGTCTACGTCGGCTACGAGGACGACCGGCCCGGCGCCGAGGAGGCGGGCGATCCGCTCGTCGCCATGGCCGCCGTCGCGATCTACAAGGAAGGCTGGTGCGATGAGGCCGGCGGCGCCAGCGAACGCGCGATGGCAGGGAGCAAGGGCGGCCAGGGCGCGACCGGCACGGCCGAGGCCGCGCACAACGAGGCCGTGAACTGGGCGCGCGCCGCCTACGACCAGCGGGAGCTGGGCACCCTCGACGTCTCGGAGGCCGAACCGTTCGAGAGCGACCACGGCATCAGCGGCCATGTGGTGCGGGCCACCGTCACCGGCGTCCCCGAGGACCCGGACAACCCCGAGCCGTGCGGCGTGACGGACGGCAAGGTCGTGGCGTTCTCCTACCTCGACCTGGACAGCAACCTCGCCACCTGGGTCGTCGTCGCGGACGCCGGTGTGCCGGACGAACTCGACGACGCCACGATCGACCGCATGCTGCACAGCCTGCGGCCCTACCCGGTCGAGGAGGAGCAGGGCTGAGCGCCGGATCACGCCCGGGGCGTGCCGAAGGCTCCGGCCGGCGGCCGGGGGGACGGCACGGCCGTGTCGTCGGTGACGGGCCGCGCGTCCCCGGCCAGCCCGGCGAGCGCCGCGCCGTGGACGACGCGGGCGGGGAACGCGTCGGCGGCGGCCCGGCGGGCGAGGCCGGCCGGCGGCAGGGGATGCCGGGACGCGACGACGACCGCGTTGCCGAACCGGCGGCCGCGCAGCACGGCGGGCTCGGCGATCAGGCACACCTCGGGGAAGACGGCGCGGAGCGTCGCGAGCTGGGGCCGCAGGAAGGTGAACGGGGCGCCGTCCGCGATATTCGCCGCGTAGCAGCCGCCGGGGCGCAGGACACGGGCGGCGGCGCGTACGTACCCGAGCGTGGTGAGGTGGGCGGGGACGCGGGCGCCGCCGAACACGTCGGCGATCACCAGGTCGGCGCTGGCGGGGGCCGCCGCTGCCACGGCGTCACGCGCGTCCGCCGTCGTCACGGTGACCCCGCTGCCGGGCGGCAGCGGCAGGTGGCCGGTGACGAGGGCGGCGAGGGCGCCGTCGGCCTCGACGACGTGCTGGCGTGACCCGGGGCGGGTCGCCGCGGCGTACCGGGGCAGCGTGAGACCGCCGCCGCCGAGGTGCAGCAGGTCGAGAGGCAGGCCCGGCGGGGCGGCCGTGTCCAGGACATGGGCGAGGCGGCGGACGTACTCGAACTCCAGGTGCAGCGGATCGTCCAGATCGACATACGACTGCGGGGCACCGTCGACCGTGAGCAGCCAGGCGCGCGGCCGGTCGAGGTCGGGCAGCAGCCGGGCGGTGCCCAGGTCCACCTCCCGGACGACGGGGACGGGCTCGGGCGGCGGCACGTGCGGGGGCTCGGACACCGTCCCATTCTCCACGCGCGCCGTGCCGCCGCCCGGACGCCCGGTGGACCGGCCCGTGGTGCGAGGCACCCCACCGTCTGGCTTAGAGTGATCTCGCTCGACCCCCTCCCCGTAGCCGACCTCCCCCGGGATGCCGCAGAGTCCATGTCTTGGTTCGAATCGTTGATTCTCGGGCTCGTCCAGGGGCTGACGGAGTTCCTGCCGATCTCGTCCAGTGCCCACCTGCGGCTGACGGCCGTCGCGTTCGACTGGAAGGATCCGGGGGCGGCGTTCACCGCCGTGACCCAGATCGGTACCGAGGCGGCGGTGATCATCTACTTCCGCAAGGACATCGGGCGGATCATCTCCGCGTGGTTCCGTTCGCTCACCGACCGTTCGCTGCGCTCCGACCCCGACGCGCGGATGGGGTGGCTCGTCATCATCGGGTCGGTCCCGATCGGCGTCCTCGGCCTCACGCTGCAGGACGCGATCGAGGGACCCTTCCGCGACCTGCGGCTCATCGCGACGAACCTGATCGTGCTCGGCGTGATCCTCGCCGTCGCCGACCGCATGGCCATGCGGGACGCGACCGGCGGACGGCACCGGGCGGCGCGCGAGCGCAAGACCCTCGACCAGCTCAGCGTGCGGGACGGACTCGTCTACGGGCTGTGCCAGGCGCTGGCGCTGGTGCCTGGCGTCTCGCGCTCGGGGGCGACGATCACCGGCGGCCTGTTCCTCGGCTACCGGCGCGACGCGGCGGCGCGGTACGCGTTCCTGCTGGCCATCCCGGCGGTCGTGGCGTCCGGCGGATACGAGCTGGCGTCGATCGGCGAGGAGGGGTCCCACGTCTCGTGGGGACCGACGATCTTCGCGACGGTGATCGCCTTCGTCGTCGGGTACGCGATCATCGCGTGGTTCATGAAGTTCATCTCGACGCGCAGCTTCATGCCGTTCGTGTGGTACCGGATCGCCGTGGGCGCCCTGCTGCTGGTGCTGATCACCGTGGGCGCCGTCGACCCCGACGCGGGCGGCGACATCGGCACGGGCGACCACGTGACCTCGGAGACCGAGGGCTAACGTCCGCCCGGTCCGCCCTACCGGCCGGCGTCCTCCGCGGCGAGGACGACCCGCTCGCACAGCTCGTGGGTGCGCAGGGCGTCCTGCGCGTCGAGGGTGCGGCCGGTGCGGACGGCGTCGAGGAACACGGTCACGGCCTGCTCGATGCCGCGCTGCCGGGCGACCGGCACCCAGTCGCCGCGCCGCCGGACGCTGGGCTGCCCCTTGTGGTCGGTGATCTCCGCGAGGTCGCGGACCTCCCGCTTGGCGTCCGCGCCGGAGACCTCCAGGACCTCCTCGGCCGAGCCGGACAGGTGGTTCATGGCGCCGATCGCGGTGAAGCCGTCACCGGCGAGCTGGAGCACGGCGTGGTGCAGCAGCCCGTCACGGACGCGCGTGCTGATGGTCACGTCCTCGACGGTCCCGGGGGCGAGGAAGCGCAGCGTGTCCACGACGTGGATGAAGTCGTCGTAGACCATGCGCCGGGGGTCCTCCGGGAGACCGCGCCGGTGCTTCTGCAGGACGATGAGGTCCCGGGGATGGTCGAGGCAGTGCGTGTAGGCCGGGGCGTGACGGCGGTTGAAGCCGACGGCGAGGCTGGTCTCGCGGGCGTCCGCGAGGTCGGCGAGGCGCCGTGCGTCCGCGAGACGCGGGGCGAGCGGCTTGTCGACGTACGTGGGGATGCCGGCGGTGAGCAGCCGCGTCACGATCTCCGCGTGCGTGTCGGTGGGCGCGTGCACGAACGCCGCGTCGGGCCGCGCGGCGATGAGCCCGTCGAGTGTGGGGTGGCAGGCGTGGGCTGGCACCCGGTGGACGCGGGCCGCGCGCTCCAGGGTGGCCGGGGTGCGGGTGTGCAGGAGCGGTTCGACGCCGGGCTGGGTGGTGAGCACGGGCAGATAGGCCTTGTGGGCGATGTCGCCGAGCCCGATCACGCCGACCTTCAACACGTCATCCTCCGGGGTGGGCGCGGGAGCGCGGCCGTGGTGCGGAAGCATACGCGCGGTACCGCGCGCCGTGGGGGGCCGCCCCGGTGACCGTCCGGCGCCCGGGCCGGTCGGCGGCGGCCCGGGCGGGGAACTGCGGGGTCAGCGCCCGATGTCGGGGATGCGCCAGTCGATCGGCTCGTGCCCCTGGGCGGCGAGCGCGCCGTCGATCTGGCTGAAGGGCCGCGACCCGAAGAACTTCTTCGCCGACAGCGGCGAGGGGTGCGCCCCGGCCACGACCGCGTGCCGCTCGGTGTCGATGAGCTTCAGCTTCTTCTGCGCGTAGGCGCCCCACAGGACGAACACGGCCGGCTCGGGGCGCGCGGCGACGGCGCGGATCACGGCGTCGGTGAAACGCTCCCAGCCCTTGTTCTTGTGGGAGTTGGGCTCGCCGGAGCGCACGGTGAGGACCGCGTTGAGCAGGAGGACGCCCTGCTGCGCCCACGGCATGAGGTATCCGTTGTCGGGGACCGGGTGCCCCAGATCGGCCTGCATCTCCTTGTAGATGTTGCGCAGCGACGGGGGCGTACGGACGCCGGGGCGC
Proteins encoded:
- a CDS encoding DUF6531 domain-containing protein; this encodes MESDPTPGNPDEVRTLADELQTFADDVGEALGKIRGLAGDSAVQDWSGLSADAFRDEFDGVPENLTKLQDSYDLCAQALQTYWPKLETAQGDADRALERAIAAQADLTAAQNALGDAQDWVSRAGDEADRLEREGEGAQPPDDSEVRAATRDRQAAQQAQESAQGRVDDAQGRLDAARQLAEQAREMREDAAREAARDIDEASDAGIQNRKWWEDAIHWVTENWDTIVDVCKVIVAVLGIVVMIIGGPLAWVVLAAALVVLADTLIKYANGEASLWDVGFALLDCIPGMKGLTTLGGLAKGLRGLASTGLRGISAGLRGLGQSIRGLGRNIRGLVTRTDPIDMATGEMVMSATDVELPGTLPVVIERHHRTTVTTGRCFGPSWASTLDQRLRLEEHGVQLIAEDGMVLHYPRPLPGEPVMPVEGPRWSLTWDGEPGSELSVHQRESRRTLCFRPVPGRPVDELPLTAVHDPDGNRFTISHDAAGDPTDIVHDGGYHIGVTTAGHRVTELRLLSHPDRPVLARYGYDANGDLTEDYGASRTPLRLRYDARHRITGWEDRNGTWYRYVYDDADRCVATEGADGVLDSRMTYDTEAGRTVLTDSLGHTSVFEFDDCYRLVTETDPLGHRTLRTWDRYDRLLGITDPLGRTTRYTYDAEGNPTSVTRPDGERTTLAYDGGRLPVTIVQPGGVRWRHTYDAREHLTSSTDPLGATTTYRYGPLGALREIEDPLGFTRTLAGDSAGRTTATVDALGGTTALTRDEYGRITAMTDALGGTTTMTWTPEGGWPPAPCPMARPTSSPTTPRTTSSNTALPPARSPAARTRTSPSRRPGPCRTAAGWTSATTPNSAWSRSGTRQGSPGPIPTTPPGARWPRRTSTAVRSSTGTTPPGS
- a CDS encoding DMT family transporter, which produces MVVLALATSLMWGLADFGGGLLTRRMPALTVVVVSQALAMAVLGALVAVTGAWTEAGPRLWFAVAAGLIGPVAMLSFYRALALGPMGVVSPLAATAVAVPVGVALLAGERPGWVQYAGILVAFAGVVLAAGPGRGGGTIQRRTMSYTLVAALGFGAVLALIAEASTTTTGLILALFVQRACNVVAGGAALLAGARRGGPVLPPGGARVVTAALPALAFVGLSDVAANATYALAARIGPVTVAAVLASLYPVITALAARGVLAERLRPVQTAGAGLAMAGTLLLAAG
- a CDS encoding fused MFS/spermidine synthase; the protein is MSEPPHVPPPEPVPVVREVDLGTARLLPDLDRPRAWLLTVDGAPQSYVDLDDPLHLEFEYVRRLAHVLDTAAPPGLPLDLLHLGGGGLTLPRYAAATRPGSRQHVVEADGALAALVTGHLPLPPGSGVTVTTADARDAVAAAAPASADLVIADVFGGARVPAHLTTLGYVRAAARVLRPGGCYAANIADGAPFTFLRPQLATLRAVFPEVCLIAEPAVLRGRRFGNAVVVASRHPLPPAGLARRAAADAFPARVVHGAALAGLAGDARPVTDDTAVPSPRPPAGAFGTPRA
- the ung gene encoding uracil-DNA glycosylase, which produces MPESWRAAVGGELEQPYFKELTAFVEEERARGPVFPPRDEVLAALHATPFDRVKVLVLGQDPYHGEGQGHGLCFSVRPGVRTPPSLRNIYKEMQADLGHPVPDNGYLMPWAQQGVLLLNAVLTVRSGEPNSHKNKGWERFTDAVIRAVAARPEPAVFVLWGAYAQKKLKLIDTERHAVVAGAHPSPLSAKKFFGSRPFSQIDGALAAQGHEPIDWRIPDIGR
- a CDS encoding YbaK/EbsC family protein; its protein translation is MRAPIGRFDTVATAPASLGLLPPPVAGAIRSWSGPAGAEEIVFVDTEPDVADTAAFVAAYGDELAAYSANCVIVTGKRAGSERLAACLVPSAARLDVNGTVRRLLDARKASFAPHDVAVGETGMEYGGITPVGLPPEWPLFVDAALIDLDWVLLGSGRRRGKLILPGKALTQIPGARVIEGLAR
- a CDS encoding XRE family transcriptional regulator, with translation MTDLDELTQSLARNLKRLRLERGLTLDALAARAGISRGMIVQIEQARTNPSVGTVVKIGDALGVSIPTLLDFDQAPAVRFFPPEAAVRLWSTEAGSHSLLLAGTEAPGPLELWHWRFMPGEGSDSDPHPVGTTELLHVTTGVITLTLDGADHTVPAGTSAAFESHVPHGYRNDGAEPAEMTMAVSVPGISR
- a CDS encoding DUF4442 domain-containing protein encodes the protein MADSTRPGPGELLTSLVPMVRTLGLVYEETGPERAVLRLPDLPEYRNHLGGPHAGAMFTLAESASGAVVLAAFGDRMDRAVPLPVHAEISFLKVAKGPVTATAELGRPAAEVTAELDAGRRPEFPVTVAIRRADGAVTGEMTVRWTLRPHG
- a CDS encoding SDR family oxidoreductase; translation: MRIDLAGRTALVTGSTQGIGLAIATALARSGARVAVNGRTPDRVEAAVARLRAAAPDAPEPVAAAADVATAEGADRLLGLLPETDILVNNLGIFGTRPALEITDDDWRRYFEVNVLAAVRLTRAYLPGMMRRGTGRVQYIASDSAVVVPAEMIHYGMTKTALLAVSRGFAKEAAGSGVTVNCVLAGPTHTGGVEDFVYQLVDRDLPWEEAQRAFMREHRPQSLLQRLIEPEEIAHMVVYLASGFASATTGGALRVDGGYVDSILP
- a CDS encoding undecaprenyl-diphosphate phosphatase, encoding MSWFESLILGLVQGLTEFLPISSSAHLRLTAVAFDWKDPGAAFTAVTQIGTEAAVIIYFRKDIGRIISAWFRSLTDRSLRSDPDARMGWLVIIGSVPIGVLGLTLQDAIEGPFRDLRLIATNLIVLGVILAVADRMAMRDATGGRHRAARERKTLDQLSVRDGLVYGLCQALALVPGVSRSGATITGGLFLGYRRDAAARYAFLLAIPAVVASGGYELASIGEEGSHVSWGPTIFATVIAFVVGYAIIAWFMKFISTRSFMPFVWYRIAVGALLLVLITVGAVDPDAGGDIGTGDHVTSETEG
- a CDS encoding Gfo/Idh/MocA family oxidoreductase codes for the protein MKVGVIGLGDIAHKAYLPVLTTQPGVEPLLHTRTPATLERAARVHRVPAHACHPTLDGLIAARPDAAFVHAPTDTHAEIVTRLLTAGIPTYVDKPLAPRLADARRLADLADARETSLAVGFNRRHAPAYTHCLDHPRDLIVLQKHRRGLPEDPRRMVYDDFIHVVDTLRFLAPGTVEDVTISTRVRDGLLHHAVLQLAGDGFTAIGAMNHLSGSAEEVLEVSGADAKREVRDLAEITDHKGQPSVRRRGDWVPVARQRGIEQAVTVFLDAVRTGRTLDAQDALRTHELCERVVLAAEDAGR